CAGACAGTCCTTTTGGGAGAATGTACTGATCTCCATGCATCAAAAACTGATACACCGTGGCGGCGACGCTTCCGGTATCTATCTGGCACCGCATGCCGGCCTGTCACATCAGAGACTTTCCATCCGTGATATTACGCACGGTGCCCAGCCTATGATACGCCACCACAACGGTGCTGATTATGCTATCGCCTACAACGGAGAAATCTATAATACCGATGAACTGATACCAGAACTTACCGCTGCAGGATTTGACTTTCTTACAACCTCTGATACAGAAGTGATCTTATATGCCTATATGCATTTCGGTGCTTCCTTTGTCTCTCACTTAAACGGAATTTTTGCTTTTGCCATCTGGGATGGTGCCACCGGACAGCTTTTACTCTATCGCGACAGGGTAGGAACAAAACCTCTTTTTTATTCTGTAAAAGACAACGAACTGGTTTTTGCTTCCGAACCCAAAGCCTTATTTTGTTTTCCGGATCTGACACCTTCCATCGACAAAAACAGCTTAAGGGAACTGCTTGCGGTTGGTCCTGCACGCACACCCGGCTATGGGATTTTCCGCGGCATCTGCGAAGTTCTGCCCGGTCATTACATGTGTTTTAACACCTCCGGTCTTTCCGACACCATCTACTGGGATCTGAAATGTCTGCCTCATACGGACTCCTATAAAGATACAGTAGCACATGTATCTTTCCTCATACGCGATACTGTAAAACGGCAGATGGTATCCGATGTACCGATCTGTACATTTTTATCCGGCGGCATTGATTCAAGCATCGTTACTGCCCTTGCCGCATCTTACCAGACCGCACATGGCAAAACCCTAAATACTTTTTCCTTCGATTTTACGGAAAATGATATTTATTTCCAATCCAATTCCTTTCAGCCGGAACGCGATCTTCCATATGTAAACTGCATGTTAAAGCATTGTAAAACAAACCATACCTATCTGGAATGTACACAGGAAACACTTGCCGACATGCTCTATACTGCCGTAGATGCGAAAGATATGCCTGGTATGACGGACGTGGATGCCTCTTTGCTTTATTTTTGTTCACTCGTAAAAAAACAGAACAAGGTAACACTGACCGGAGAATGTGCTGACGAAATTTTCGGCGGCTATCCATGGTTTTACCGCAAAGAGCTGATGCATCAGGACGGTTTTCCATGGTCTGCAGATACAAATGCCCGTACTGTTTTTCTTGCCGATGATGTCGTAAAGAATCTTGATCTTTCTTCTTATTCCCATGCCAGATACGAAGAATCTTTAAAAAAGACACCACATCTTCCGGACGAAACTGCCGAAGAAT
The Roseburia rectibacter DNA segment above includes these coding regions:
- the asnB gene encoding asparagine synthase (glutamine-hydrolyzing), with protein sequence MCGIAGFCSLKRCYTDRQSFWENVLISMHQKLIHRGGDASGIYLAPHAGLSHQRLSIRDITHGAQPMIRHHNGADYAIAYNGEIYNTDELIPELTAAGFDFLTTSDTEVILYAYMHFGASFVSHLNGIFAFAIWDGATGQLLLYRDRVGTKPLFYSVKDNELVFASEPKALFCFPDLTPSIDKNSLRELLAVGPARTPGYGIFRGICEVLPGHYMCFNTSGLSDTIYWDLKCLPHTDSYKDTVAHVSFLIRDTVKRQMVSDVPICTFLSGGIDSSIVTALAASYQTAHGKTLNTFSFDFTENDIYFQSNSFQPERDLPYVNCMLKHCKTNHTYLECTQETLADMLYTAVDAKDMPGMTDVDASLLYFCSLVKKQNKVTLTGECADEIFGGYPWFYRKELMHQDGFPWSADTNARTVFLADDVVKNLDLSSYSHARYEESLKKTPHLPDETAEEYRRREIAYLNIKWFMQTLLDRMDRTSMYSGLEARVPFADHRIIDYVYNVPWEMKYQGGVEKSLLRDAFCDLLPPELLHRKKSPYPKTYHPGYEKILISRMTDILADSNAPILPLIDKKKVKKFMESPKEYGKPWFGQLMAGPQLLAYFIQLNYWMEKYHLSI